The proteins below come from a single Candidatus Zixiibacteriota bacterium genomic window:
- a CDS encoding DUF4321 domain-containing protein has protein sequence MKRRELTFIIIALVLGAVMGGLVGDIIGTYLPPGAAKTMFTKSVQIGINTTQIDLFAVSLTFGLMFKINFMSVLVVLLVIVYFRWWYL, from the coding sequence GTGAAACGACGAGAACTCACGTTTATTATCATCGCGCTGGTACTCGGCGCAGTCATGGGCGGCCTGGTCGGCGATATCATCGGAACCTACCTCCCGCCGGGTGCGGCCAAAACAATGTTCACGAAGTCCGTGCAAATCGGCATCAATACCACACAGATAGACCTGTTTGCCGTCTCACTCACGTTCGGCCTGATGTTCAAGATCAACTTCATGTCTGTGCTCGTGGTACTTCTGGTAATCGTTTATTTCCGCTGGTGGTACCTGTAA
- a CDS encoding twin-arginine translocase TatA/TatE family subunit encodes MFGMGPWELFLIFAVILLLFGAKRLPEMAQGLGKGIREFRKAMKETTDEIKGSTDAADYIERHDPKKGAAKPPSSDSDTKQG; translated from the coding sequence ATGTTTGGAATGGGACCCTGGGAGCTTTTCCTCATATTCGCCGTCATCTTGCTGCTATTCGGCGCCAAACGGCTGCCGGAGATGGCGCAGGGTCTCGGCAAGGGGATCAGGGAGTTTCGCAAGGCGATGAAAGAGACCACCGATGAAATCAAGGGGTCGACCGACGCCGCCGACTACATCGAACGCCACGATCCCAAAAAAGGCGCCGCGAAACCGCCGTCGAGCGACAGCGACACCAAACAAGGCTGA
- a CDS encoding serine/threonine-protein kinase, whose product MAKYSSYILYLLITIFIVILYANGVGPLDSLQRSISDFLCRVTAPDSHDAKVVMVSIDARAQDEFGQWPWNRDRLADLAAATAAGEPKVLVLNTELFEDAAQDTAGYTEVLAGQLSWIKNTVLPYDIALATYRTSLTSNPKYLFNNAMVIDNPIGLMAENSSLLARKVFLPAEKLLATRSYLGFNYESPDDDRTLRRTPLIVNYEGFYYPSMALIATGLFLNVPPEMITVHEGESIELGAARTIPIDERSNLFLTFADGNPFTQYSAADVLSDTFDRSRFKDRLVFISVDDPSREERFRTPVSEQVQTSVVKATAIANIVDQRFTIERTGTPMIDMLVLFGLGGLCAFILPRVSLLYRLVILAGGLVVLANVNYVLLTSANVLFNSVYLGLQLILFMVASPLLDSVWIAGETPARRPTSKKPSRMVETRDTVSHGDSGRVRVIESGSSDPLNVATAAMDFGDKQSSYDDYQMLQLDGSGDKPPLSDSQRHGATSAAATHDDTPPGLRDSDKIGMSSDQIRIPESVDGLSESGGVERSGNMTDSQKVELQHQAPDVKNLGRYQVTGILGKGAMGLVYKGIDPAINRPVALKTIRLDFVNDPEEMTELKERLHREAQAAGKLSHPNIVTVYDVGSEGPLQYIAMEYLEGVTLEDLIKKKTRFNYRIIAQIIMQICNALDYAHEQGIVHRDIKPANIMILSDYRVKVMDYGIARIDSNSMTKTGIAMGTPNYISPEQLKGMAIDRRADLFSLGVVVYEMLLGRRPFKGENITSLIYSIMNHEPQKPSDVNPHVPLLFDHIIAKALKKDPVARYQRASELANDMKDFVESFASR is encoded by the coding sequence ATGGCTAAGTATTCATCGTATATTCTGTATCTGCTGATCACGATTTTCATCGTCATCCTGTACGCGAACGGTGTCGGTCCGCTCGACAGCCTGCAGCGTTCGATCAGCGATTTTCTGTGCCGGGTGACCGCGCCGGACTCCCATGACGCCAAAGTGGTCATGGTAAGTATCGACGCCAGGGCGCAGGATGAATTCGGACAATGGCCATGGAACCGGGACCGCCTGGCCGATCTGGCAGCCGCAACCGCGGCGGGCGAACCGAAGGTGCTGGTACTGAATACGGAGTTGTTTGAAGACGCGGCGCAGGACACGGCCGGCTATACGGAAGTACTGGCGGGACAGCTCAGCTGGATCAAAAACACGGTGCTTCCCTACGACATCGCACTGGCGACCTACCGTACCAGCCTGACCAGCAACCCCAAGTATCTGTTCAATAACGCGATGGTTATCGACAACCCGATCGGGTTGATGGCCGAAAACAGCAGCCTGCTGGCACGAAAGGTATTTTTGCCGGCCGAGAAGCTGCTCGCCACGCGGAGTTACCTTGGTTTCAACTATGAGAGTCCGGATGACGATCGGACGCTTCGGCGCACACCGTTGATCGTCAACTACGAGGGATTCTATTACCCGTCGATGGCGCTGATAGCGACCGGGCTTTTCCTCAACGTTCCTCCGGAGATGATCACGGTACACGAGGGCGAGTCCATTGAACTGGGCGCGGCGCGGACGATTCCAATCGACGAGCGCAGCAACCTGTTTTTGACGTTCGCCGACGGTAATCCCTTTACGCAGTATTCGGCGGCTGATGTTCTTTCCGACACTTTCGATCGGTCGCGATTCAAAGATCGCCTGGTTTTCATATCGGTGGACGATCCGTCGCGAGAGGAACGATTCCGCACGCCGGTAAGCGAGCAGGTACAGACATCGGTCGTCAAGGCGACGGCTATCGCGAACATTGTCGACCAGCGCTTCACGATAGAGCGCACGGGGACGCCGATGATCGACATGCTGGTGCTGTTCGGTCTCGGCGGGCTGTGTGCGTTTATACTCCCGCGCGTGTCGCTTCTGTATCGACTGGTAATTCTGGCGGGCGGTCTGGTGGTGCTGGCGAATGTGAACTACGTGCTGCTGACCAGCGCCAACGTGCTGTTCAATTCCGTGTACCTCGGCCTGCAGTTGATCTTGTTCATGGTTGCGTCGCCGCTCCTGGACTCGGTGTGGATCGCGGGTGAGACGCCCGCTCGTCGGCCGACCTCAAAGAAACCGTCGAGAATGGTCGAGACCCGGGACACCGTGAGTCACGGCGACAGCGGGCGTGTCCGCGTGATCGAGTCGGGTTCGTCTGATCCGTTGAATGTGGCCACGGCCGCGATGGATTTCGGCGATAAACAATCGTCGTATGACGATTACCAGATGCTGCAGCTTGACGGATCCGGCGACAAGCCGCCTCTGTCCGATTCACAGCGACACGGCGCCACCAGTGCGGCGGCGACGCATGACGATACGCCCCCGGGACTTCGCGACTCGGACAAAATCGGCATGTCGTCGGACCAGATCCGCATTCCGGAATCGGTGGATGGACTCTCGGAATCGGGTGGCGTGGAGCGGTCGGGTAACATGACCGACAGTCAGAAGGTCGAGTTGCAGCACCAGGCTCCCGACGTCAAGAACCTCGGCCGGTACCAGGTGACCGGAATCCTCGGCAAGGGAGCGATGGGTCTTGTGTACAAGGGCATCGACCCGGCCATTAATCGTCCCGTCGCGCTGAAGACTATCCGCCTCGATTTCGTCAACGATCCTGAGGAGATGACGGAGTTGAAGGAGCGTCTGCACCGCGAAGCCCAGGCGGCCGGGAAGCTGTCACATCCCAATATCGTGACCGTCTACGATGTCGGTTCTGAGGGGCCGCTGCAGTATATCGCGATGGAATACCTCGAGGGCGTGACGCTCGAGGACCTGATCAAGAAAAAGACGAGATTCAACTACCGGATTATCGCGCAGATCATCATGCAGATATGCAACGCGCTGGATTACGCCCACGAGCAGGGAATCGTCCACCGCGATATCAAGCCGGCGAACATCATGATACTGTCGGACTACCGGGTCAAGGTGATGGATTACGGTATCGCGCGCATCGACTCCAATTCGATGACCAAGACCGGAATCGCGATGGGGACGCCCAACTACATATCGCCGGAGCAGCTGAAGGGGATGGCGATCGACCGCCGGGCCGATCTGTTCTCGCTGGGTGTCGTCGTCTACGAGATGCTTTTGGGACGGCGTCCGTTCAAGGGCGAGAACATCACGTCGCTCATCTATTCAATCATGAATCATGAGCCGCAGAAGCCGTCGGACGTGAATCCGCACGTGCCGCTGCTGTTCGACCATATCATAGCCAAGGCGCTGAAGAAGGATCCAGTGGCGCGGTACCAGCGCGCCAGCGAGCTGGCCAACGACATGAAAGATTTCGTGGAGTCGTTCGCGTCTCGGTGA
- a CDS encoding metallophosphoesterase family protein produces MVFAVISDIHANLEALTAVLADIRGRGFESTYCLGDVVGYGCDPSACLDLVMEHCDIRLMGNHEYYALGKVSSEYLSPVAAQSAVWTQQHLSDADIKTIAGFDMEAHLADIDLVHASPYEPDSWRYILATQEARRAFDRMRGTICFYGHSHLPMIFSQSPEGDIRHQVGHDIQPSDEKKYLINVGSVGQPRDGDPNACYVSFDTESRSVSYHRVAYDIAATQQKMRAAGVPGMLVERLTVGQ; encoded by the coding sequence GTGGTTTTTGCCGTGATATCGGACATCCACGCCAATCTCGAGGCGCTCACTGCGGTGCTGGCGGACATACGCGGCAGAGGCTTTGAGTCGACGTACTGCCTCGGCGACGTGGTCGGCTACGGCTGCGATCCATCGGCCTGCCTGGACCTCGTGATGGAGCATTGTGACATTCGCCTGATGGGCAACCACGAGTATTATGCGCTGGGGAAAGTGTCCAGCGAGTACCTCTCCCCGGTCGCCGCTCAGTCCGCAGTCTGGACCCAGCAGCACCTTTCCGACGCGGATATCAAGACGATCGCGGGATTTGATATGGAGGCCCACCTGGCCGATATCGACCTGGTTCATGCCTCTCCGTACGAGCCGGACAGCTGGCGGTATATCCTGGCCACTCAGGAGGCGCGCCGGGCGTTTGACCGGATGCGCGGGACGATTTGTTTTTACGGTCATTCACACCTGCCGATGATCTTTTCTCAGTCACCGGAGGGGGATATTCGTCACCAGGTGGGACATGACATCCAGCCATCCGACGAAAAGAAGTACCTGATAAACGTAGGTTCAGTGGGTCAGCCTCGGGACGGCGATCCCAATGCCTGTTATGTTTCGTTCGACACGGAAAGCCGGTCGGTCAGTTATCACCGCGTTGCTTATGACATAGCCGCGACGCAGCAGAAAATGCGAGCGGCTGGAGTACCCGGAATGCTCGTGGAACGACTTACAGTGGGTCAGTAA
- a CDS encoding FHA domain-containing protein has product MPEIIVKYEDKVIERIVTEKKRISIGRTNDNDIVLENRGVSRKHAMIEFNENAAVIIDNESLNGTFVNNRKIGEDVLRDKDVVTIGKYSLIYNCQATGPADDGSDMDGTMVLNTKRQKELLQTDRSEREIVAKYGGSVLLGEENAEFAEYALDREVTTIGKAKFVHVKAKGLMLSGIQAKITKEPEGYAVVNLGRKGKTCVNGEPVERCWLKNGDLVSVGKTTLKFVEGGN; this is encoded by the coding sequence ATGCCGGAGATCATCGTTAAGTACGAAGACAAGGTCATCGAGCGGATCGTCACCGAGAAGAAACGCATTTCGATCGGCCGGACCAACGACAACGACATCGTACTTGAGAACCGCGGCGTCTCGCGCAAGCACGCCATGATCGAGTTTAACGAAAACGCCGCAGTCATTATCGACAATGAATCGCTGAACGGCACGTTCGTGAACAACCGGAAGATCGGCGAGGACGTGCTTCGCGACAAAGATGTCGTCACAATAGGGAAGTATTCACTCATTTACAACTGCCAGGCCACCGGCCCCGCCGACGACGGGTCCGACATGGATGGCACGATGGTTCTGAACACGAAGAGGCAGAAAGAGCTTCTCCAAACCGACCGGTCGGAGCGTGAAATAGTCGCCAAGTACGGAGGCTCGGTATTGCTCGGCGAGGAGAACGCAGAGTTTGCCGAATACGCGCTCGACCGTGAGGTCACTACGATCGGCAAAGCCAAGTTCGTTCATGTCAAGGCGAAGGGACTCATGCTTTCCGGCATCCAGGCGAAGATCACGAAGGAGCCGGAAGGTTATGCGGTGGTGAATCTGGGTCGCAAGGGGAAGACGTGCGTCAACGGCGAGCCGGTCGAGCGTTGCTGGCTCAAAAACGGCGATTTGGTTTCGGTCGGAAAAACGACTCTGAAGTTTGTCGAAGGAGGCAATTAG
- a CDS encoding electron transfer flavoprotein subunit alpha/FixB family protein → MKILAIALQKNGSLLSADFEVLEAAKSLGGELHTAILAEQAESLAAELAKRGGGKVLAVSNPALKFFHDEIYAKVIGELVTKHGIDLALCPATTYGKALTARLAGANGGRAASDVTAVKVESGKLTVTRPTFGGNVITTLQTDSGPFFVSIRPKIFNESKDGSGNVVVESVSAAAFEGKAVIRDVRVEAAATQNLAEADVIVSAGRGIKGPENVKLIQDLAAALNGAFGASRAIVDAGWVEYKHQVGQTGRTVNPKLYIACGISGAIQHLVGMQTSRTIVAVNKDKDAPIFNIATYGIVGDLFEIVPAMTKKFKAELGA, encoded by the coding sequence ATGAAGATTCTGGCTATCGCGTTGCAAAAGAACGGCTCCCTGTTGTCGGCCGATTTTGAAGTGCTGGAAGCTGCCAAATCTCTTGGCGGAGAACTACATACGGCGATCCTCGCGGAGCAGGCCGAAAGCCTCGCAGCCGAGCTCGCCAAACGCGGCGGCGGCAAGGTCCTCGCCGTCTCTAACCCCGCGCTCAAGTTCTTTCACGATGAGATATATGCAAAGGTCATCGGCGAACTGGTCACGAAGCACGGCATTGACCTCGCCCTTTGCCCCGCAACCACCTACGGAAAGGCGCTGACAGCGCGATTAGCCGGCGCCAATGGCGGCCGGGCCGCCTCCGACGTCACTGCCGTCAAGGTCGAAAGCGGCAAACTCACCGTCACGCGCCCCACCTTCGGCGGCAACGTCATTACGACCCTGCAGACCGACAGCGGGCCGTTTTTCGTCTCCATCCGCCCCAAGATCTTCAATGAGTCCAAAGACGGCTCGGGCAACGTTGTCGTCGAATCCGTCAGCGCTGCCGCCTTTGAAGGCAAGGCGGTCATCAGAGACGTCCGGGTTGAAGCCGCCGCGACACAGAATCTCGCCGAGGCCGATGTTATTGTCTCCGCCGGCCGGGGCATCAAGGGGCCCGAAAACGTCAAGCTCATTCAAGATCTCGCGGCCGCCCTCAACGGCGCCTTCGGCGCGTCTCGCGCGATCGTTGATGCCGGCTGGGTCGAGTACAAACACCAGGTCGGGCAAACCGGACGAACCGTGAATCCCAAGCTCTATATTGCCTGCGGAATCTCGGGCGCCATCCAGCATCTCGTCGGTATGCAGACGTCCCGGACGATCGTCGCCGTCAACAAAGACAAGGACGCCCCCATCTTTAATATCGCTACCTACGGCATAGTCGGCGACTTGTTCGAGATCGTGCCCGCTATGACGAAGAAGTTCAAGGCGGAATTGGGCGCCTGA
- a CDS encoding PKD domain-containing protein yields the protein MHRKVLLAASALCAIILLFTGPGCDELITENNTTVVFDYPEAEFSANKREGCAPCTVRFTDESHGPVEAWNWVIRFADTIVDSSRDTNPQFIFVEPGFYSVSLVVRDSLDRTDSESKTRYVLVSNPVAAFRTGGSLTLCAGTRVEFINESHGGITDYKWMFYTADSSYIDSSFRSNPDYVFTQPGVYSVSLTVSGACGDSTIVQQDLIDVRSCALVEFTVNGGLTQDTICGLETVTVDFTITQGTVDSIYWFFSPTDSVRGETSPVLYSGYTTAGARNIWNKVYTEGLFLSDTLKSIVYVNPLAQAVINTISQLDSNITNVFFTASTQTNATSYFWDFGDGGTEAIFNPTHAYDTAGEYAVFLVVNNDCNVPDTAFDTITVTDSTTFQ from the coding sequence ATGCATCGTAAAGTGCTTCTGGCGGCATCGGCCCTTTGTGCTATTATCCTGTTGTTCACCGGACCGGGCTGCGATGAATTAATCACTGAAAACAACACCACCGTGGTATTTGATTATCCAGAGGCCGAGTTTTCGGCCAACAAACGCGAGGGATGTGCCCCGTGCACGGTGCGATTCACAGATGAATCCCATGGTCCGGTAGAGGCCTGGAACTGGGTGATCCGGTTTGCCGATACGATTGTGGATTCTTCTCGCGACACCAATCCGCAGTTCATATTCGTCGAGCCGGGCTTCTATTCCGTGTCGCTTGTGGTGCGGGATTCGCTGGATCGGACCGACTCGGAGTCCAAAACGCGCTATGTGCTGGTTTCGAATCCGGTGGCCGCATTCCGAACGGGCGGCAGTCTGACTTTATGCGCGGGCACGCGGGTTGAGTTCATCAATGAGTCTCACGGGGGAATTACGGATTACAAGTGGATGTTCTATACGGCAGACTCGTCGTATATCGACTCCAGCTTTCGCTCAAATCCCGACTACGTGTTTACACAGCCGGGGGTGTATTCGGTGTCGCTTACGGTCAGCGGTGCGTGCGGAGACTCAACAATCGTCCAGCAGGATCTGATTGACGTACGCAGCTGCGCGCTCGTGGAATTCACGGTCAACGGGGGCCTGACCCAGGATACAATTTGCGGCCTCGAGACGGTAACCGTGGACTTCACGATAACCCAGGGGACGGTCGACAGCATTTACTGGTTCTTCTCCCCCACAGATTCCGTTCGCGGCGAGACGAGCCCGGTGTTGTACAGCGGCTATACGACGGCGGGCGCACGGAACATATGGAACAAAGTGTATACCGAAGGGCTCTTTCTGAGCGACACGCTCAAGTCAATCGTGTATGTCAACCCGCTGGCGCAGGCAGTAATCAACACGATCAGCCAGCTCGACTCCAATATTACCAACGTGTTTTTCACCGCGTCCACGCAGACCAACGCCACGTCCTATTTCTGGGATTTCGGCGACGGCGGTACGGAGGCAATTTTCAACCCCACACACGCGTACGACACGGCCGGTGAGTACGCCGTCTTTCTTGTTGTGAACAACGACTGCAACGTGCCGGACACGGCATTTGACACGATTACCGTAACGGATTCTACGACATTCCAGTGA
- a CDS encoding PorV/PorQ family protein, which translates to MVRFLATMGALLALITPALSAGDGDGGYGGAFYQVPLGARPTAMGGAYRAISNDGAAPLFNPAGLSLLDRTLVASSYRAMQLDRQLGYLTFMFPVQGQTAIGGHWLYAGSGKVRERDSDGFDLGRDFSLNHHQFSVVFAKRFEKYLAVGANLSYLYAKFPEVVATGVGFDFGGLLFVDELIDREKRDDMPVKDIRLALTIKHIGKEFAWNSEKYNARYSGDAIGYEQTDKVPVEFALGSSARFFARKLLLAADVSMNEKQGPIAYAGAEFFLRPEFALRAGYYQKRFTAGTGYVFTFGSVTMAVDYAFSTDRVDEGSEHIFSFDFLL; encoded by the coding sequence ATGGTACGGTTTCTTGCGACAATGGGTGCGCTTCTTGCGCTGATAACGCCGGCTCTGAGCGCGGGCGACGGTGACGGCGGCTACGGTGGCGCTTTTTACCAGGTTCCGTTGGGCGCTCGTCCGACCGCCATGGGCGGCGCCTACCGGGCAATATCGAATGACGGCGCTGCCCCGCTGTTTAATCCCGCCGGTCTGTCGCTGCTCGATCGTACGCTGGTGGCGTCTTCCTATCGAGCCATGCAGCTCGACCGACAGCTCGGTTATCTGACGTTTATGTTCCCCGTGCAGGGGCAGACCGCAATCGGCGGCCACTGGCTGTATGCCGGCTCCGGCAAGGTGCGCGAGCGGGACTCCGACGGATTCGATCTGGGACGCGATTTCTCGCTGAACCACCACCAGTTCAGCGTCGTGTTTGCCAAACGGTTCGAGAAGTACCTCGCGGTCGGCGCCAACCTCTCCTATCTATACGCAAAGTTTCCCGAAGTCGTGGCGACCGGGGTCGGCTTTGACTTCGGCGGGCTTCTCTTTGTCGACGAACTGATCGACCGCGAAAAGCGCGACGACATGCCGGTGAAAGATATCCGGCTCGCCCTCACGATCAAGCACATCGGCAAGGAGTTCGCCTGGAACAGTGAGAAGTACAACGCCAGGTACTCCGGCGACGCTATCGGGTATGAACAGACCGACAAGGTGCCAGTCGAGTTCGCCCTCGGCTCCTCGGCCCGTTTTTTCGCGCGCAAGCTTCTGCTCGCCGCCGACGTATCCATGAACGAGAAGCAGGGACCGATCGCCTACGCGGGAGCGGAATTTTTCCTCCGACCAGAGTTTGCGCTGAGAGCCGGCTACTACCAGAAACGCTTCACCGCCGGCACGGGCTACGTCTTTACGTTTGGCAGCGTCACGATGGCCGTCGATTACGCCTTCTCGACCGACCGGGTCGACGAAGGTTCGGAACACATTTTTTCGTTCGACTTTCTCCTGTGA
- a CDS encoding PorV/PorQ family protein, whose amino-acid sequence MHMRQFTAALLIVLAGAAQANDGLALMRVEPGARPSGMAGTLVSIDGDPLSSAYNPAGGGGVSSFVVSFGYNTYWENIELADGYFVAPLFARWSLHGGIRYAGVNDIEGRTQPTLDPFEITTFDAEDVSFKAGLRYDVSSTVSAGVAAGWYIEKISSYRGSAFNVDLGVLVRATHALTMGAAVTSLGSDFQLEESGQGRSRDISLPTTYRVGGSYRYDRYLGALDVVYVNDDPHVHVGAEADIHEVFTVRAGVMTGYDSRNITAGATIRRRNFSFDYGFVPYSNDFGTSHLFNLTVTL is encoded by the coding sequence ATGCACATGCGACAGTTCACGGCCGCCCTCCTGATTGTTCTTGCGGGCGCCGCTCAGGCTAACGACGGGCTCGCGTTGATGCGGGTCGAACCGGGTGCGCGACCCTCCGGGATGGCCGGCACACTGGTGTCCATCGACGGCGACCCGCTCTCGTCGGCGTACAACCCGGCCGGCGGTGGCGGCGTTTCCTCCTTTGTCGTGTCGTTCGGGTACAACACCTATTGGGAGAATATCGAGCTGGCCGACGGCTACTTCGTTGCTCCCTTGTTCGCGCGATGGAGTCTGCACGGCGGGATTCGCTACGCCGGTGTCAACGATATCGAAGGGCGAACGCAGCCCACGCTTGATCCGTTCGAGATAACGACCTTCGATGCCGAAGACGTGTCTTTCAAGGCGGGACTCCGGTACGACGTGTCGTCGACCGTATCGGCCGGTGTTGCGGCGGGCTGGTATATCGAGAAGATCTCCAGCTACCGGGGGTCGGCCTTCAATGTCGATCTCGGCGTACTCGTCCGCGCGACTCACGCTCTCACGATGGGAGCAGCCGTGACCAGTCTCGGGTCTGACTTCCAGCTCGAAGAGAGCGGGCAGGGTCGCTCCCGTGACATCTCGCTGCCGACCACCTACCGTGTGGGCGGTTCCTACCGCTACGACCGGTATCTCGGCGCTCTCGATGTCGTCTACGTCAACGACGATCCTCACGTACACGTGGGGGCGGAGGCCGACATCCATGAAGTCTTCACCGTGCGAGCCGGCGTGATGACCGGGTACGATTCCAGGAACATCACCGCGGGCGCAACCATCCGTCGGCGGAACTTCTCTTTCGACTACGGCTTTGTCCCGTACAGCAATGACTTCGGGACATCGCACCTGTTCAACCTGACCGTCACTTTGTAA
- a CDS encoding isocitrate/isopropylmalate dehydrogenase family protein has translation MAKYKIAWMPGDGVGNDVMDAAKIVLDKTGLDAEYIHADIGWEFWRTEANPLPDRTIKILNETDCALFGAITSLPKEECEKALVPSLQGKGHVYSSPIVRLRQEFNLRTNLRPCKGYPGNPLNYRDNIDLIVFRENTEDLYAGVEFFPLPDEVREAVKKHNKKMARFDKTPSNEIAVSLRINTKTACRNIIIDAFEHAKTYGYKSVTVVEKPNVVRETSGLMVRTAREVAKNYPGIELWETNIDAMCMWLIKNPLDYGVLVTSNLFGDIVSDLCAQLVGGLGFAASGNIGDKYAVFEPTHGSAPKYAGQYKVNPMAMLLSVKLMFDWLGESNLSAALENAIADVVKEGKVRTYDMGGKNTTLEVAQAVAAKL, from the coding sequence ATGGCTAAGTACAAGATTGCGTGGATGCCGGGCGACGGCGTCGGCAACGACGTCATGGACGCCGCAAAGATCGTTCTCGACAAGACCGGACTCGATGCGGAGTACATCCACGCCGATATCGGCTGGGAGTTCTGGCGGACCGAAGCCAACCCGCTTCCGGATCGCACCATCAAGATCCTCAACGAAACCGACTGCGCGTTGTTCGGCGCGATCACGTCGCTTCCCAAAGAGGAGTGCGAGAAGGCGCTGGTTCCGTCGCTGCAGGGTAAGGGGCACGTCTACTCCTCGCCGATCGTCCGGCTTCGCCAGGAATTCAACCTTCGCACCAATCTCCGCCCGTGCAAGGGTTATCCGGGTAACCCGCTGAACTACCGGGACAACATCGACCTGATCGTGTTCCGCGAGAACACCGAAGACCTCTACGCCGGGGTCGAGTTCTTCCCGCTGCCGGATGAAGTTCGCGAAGCAGTCAAGAAGCACAACAAGAAGATGGCGCGCTTCGACAAAACACCGAGTAACGAAATCGCCGTCTCGCTTCGTATCAACACCAAAACGGCTTGCCGGAATATCATCATCGACGCCTTCGAGCACGCGAAGACTTACGGTTACAAGAGCGTCACGGTGGTCGAGAAGCCCAACGTGGTGCGGGAAACATCGGGCCTGATGGTCCGTACCGCCCGCGAAGTGGCGAAGAACTACCCCGGCATCGAACTGTGGGAGACCAATATCGACGCCATGTGCATGTGGCTGATCAAGAACCCGCTCGACTACGGCGTGCTGGTGACCTCGAACCTGTTCGGCGATATCGTCTCCGACTTGTGTGCGCAGCTGGTGGGCGGTCTTGGTTTTGCGGCCTCGGGCAATATCGGCGACAAGTACGCTGTCTTCGAGCCGACCCACGGCTCCGCGCCGAAATACGCCGGCCAGTACAAGGTGAACCCGATGGCCATGCTTCTGTCGGTGAAACTCATGTTCGACTGGCTGGGCGAGTCGAATCTGAGCGCCGCGCTCGAGAACGCTATAGCCGACGTCGTCAAAGAGGGCAAAGTGCGCACCTACGACATGGGCGGCAAAAACACGACGCTTGAGGTGGCGCAGGCGGTCGCCGCGAAATTGTAG